Proteins from a genomic interval of Musa acuminata AAA Group cultivar baxijiao chromosome BXJ1-9, Cavendish_Baxijiao_AAA, whole genome shotgun sequence:
- the LOC135586917 gene encoding uncharacterized protein LOC135586917 has product MSSFRQLSRIDTAELKAQLFKKLGRRKAERYFYILKRLLNLKLSKLEFEKLCYGIIGKENLALHNLFIRSILSNACLALAPPSRETITGNSRTSKMSSFGETFPASPRRGRSINSKDRRSADRARLLGPYGKIPPGHVQEVTNSCDLQRPREQQSAPELISIGSKALASVEDGEEVEQYRCSPSVQSRSPLRPPLGIPVTLGDPPSKFFRTGFKSRLKLIEPNVLDSCLRTSQLPDTRSLRDRLERKLVVEGLGLSVDCTNVLNHGLDAFLRRLIKPCMDLARARHSFNRTSQGDGKIFPNMKGLWQVGQVQTSNESYYASLLDFQSAVELNHKILGGDWPLLLEKICSHLSEE; this is encoded by the coding sequence ATGTCATCTTTCCGGCAGTTGTCACGAATTGATACCGCTGAGCTCAAGGCTCAGTTGTTTAAGAAGCTTGGGCGCCGAAAAGCCGAGAGGTACTTTTATATCCTCAAGAGATTACTGAACTTGAAACTCAGCAAGTTGGAGTTCGAGAAGCTGTGCTATGGGATTATCGGAAAGGAAAATCTTGCCCTTCATAATTTGTTCATCAGATCGATCCTTAGCAATGCGTGTCTTGCgcttgcaccacctagcagagagACAATCACAGGAAATTCACGGACTAGTAAGATGTCGAGCTTCGGTGAAACCTTCCCAGCATCCCCTCGGAGGGGAAGGTCTATAAACAGCAAGGACCGTAGATCAGCTGACCGAGCAAGACTCCTTGGGCCGTATGGTAAAATTCCTCCTGGACATGTTCAAGAAGTCACAAATTCTTGTGATCTTCAGAGGCCACGGGAGCAACAAAGTGCTCCAGAGTTGATATCTATTGGTAGCAAAGCTCTAGCATCCGTTGAAGATGGGGAAGAGGTTGAACAATATAGATGTAGCCCAAGTGTTCAAAGTAGAAGTCCTTTAAGGCCTCCTCTTGGCATTCCAGTGACACTTGGTGATCCTCCTAGTAAATTTTTTCGTACTGGTTTTAAATCAAGATTAAAACTTATTGAGCCAAATGTTCTTGACAGTTGTCTTCGTACTTCTCAACTGCCAGATACAAGGTCTTTGAGGGATCGGTTGGAGCGTAAGTTGGTGGTTGAGGGCCTTGGTCTGTCGGTTGACTGTACTAATGTGTTAAATCATGGATTGGATGCATTTCTAAGGAGGCTGATAAAACCCTGTATGGATTTAGCTAGAGCAAGACACAGTTTTAATAGGACGAGTCAAGGGGATGGAAAGATTTTCCCCAATATGAAAGGTTTGTGGCAAGTGGGTCAAGTGCAAACATCGAATGAGTCCTACTATGCTTCTTTACTCGATTTTCAGTCGGCAGTggaattgaatcataaaatacttGGAGGTGATTGGCCTCTACTGCTTGAGAAGATATGCTCACATTTATCGGAAGAATGA
- the LOC135592772 gene encoding protein SNOWY COTYLEDON 3-like has protein sequence MVVVAAAAATTSCPRTQKKAPNPFPSLRRRDPTSSTRPPLSPSEKDNAAGPKRPRAKEINSRYLAFSSSSASAAKGGSFSSSPASSSSKGASFSSSSRSASTASSSSSSSTATSSPRRFRSPLPASRPSTPAALPKTCMPNRSKSVDRARPGSTATPRAAHNPAALSSVARALRTTTRSLSVSFQGESFSYQSSKIGPTSPSSKNRKPTPERRGPTAPAATPARSCFKLENSRPLDSHHRWPAATSQQFNSLTRSLDCSVGDKDSFLAAVRSLRQSMALNESARRASFDGGDFSLSVDTDSLSSSSNSGTHESINLPPRGRVTPHGTVAPSRLLPEKGHRLHRLPDPGTQQPSPNLKSVASSKFVPAKKSLVNGLLSSPFVAVYSHHGSVRPSSPGKLSATSPGGMPGVQRVPTSPAKSSSTVLLPGNAPSIFSFASDIKRGKNGESRIEDAHQLRLLYNRYLQWRWVNAQVHDTFLVQKLTAEKYLSNVWMTTTKMHEPIAIKKLKVQTDRQHVKLRSILKAHMSNLEEWSLIDHDHSIALSGTLGALKTSTIRLPVNGAKVDFQEVRNAVGSAIDVMQAIGTSIYTLLSKVEGRSSIMSELAELATKEQALMDQCKDLLSMVSAMHVKQCSLFGHVIQMSRPSLIQL, from the exons ATGGTTGtcgtcgccgctgccgccgccacgACTTCCTGCCCTCGAACTCAGAAGAAGGCCCCAAACCCTTTTCCCTCCCTTCGCCGCCGTGATCCCACCAGCTCCACTCGGCCGCCGTTGTCCCCTTCCGAGAAGGACAATGCCGCCGGCCCCAAGCGACCCCGCGCCAAGGAGATTAACTCCCGCTACTtggccttctcttcctcttctgcttcCGCTGCTAAAGGTGGTTCCTTTTCCTCTTCTcctgcctcttcttcctccaaaggtgcctccttttcttcttcctctcgttccGCTTCGACTGcttcctcctcgtcttcttcttccactGCTACTTCTTCTCCTCGGCGCTTCCGCTCGCCACTCCCCGCTTCTCGCCCCTCCACCCCGGCTGCATTGCCCAAGACTTGCATGCCCAACCGATCCAAATCCGTCGACCGGGCTCGACCTGGCAGTACAGCCACGCCCCGAGCGGCTCACAATCCCGCCGCGCTCTCCTCCGTGGCCAGGGCTCTCCGAACCACCACCCGTAGCCTTTCAGTTTCCTTCCAAGGCGAGTCTTTCTCCTACCAGAGTAGCAAGATCGGGCCGACATCCCCTTCCTCCAAGAACAGGAAGCCCACCCCGGAGCGGAGGGGGCCTACTGCTCCCGCTGCCACTCCCGCGAGGAGCTGTTTTAagttggagaactctagaccttTGGACAGCCACCACCGCTGGCCTGCAGCCACAAGTCAGCAGTTCAATTCGTTGACGAGGAGCTTGGACTGCTCCGTCGGCGACAAAGACTCGTTTTTGGCAGCTGTCCGGTCACTGAGGCAGTCAATGGCGCTCAATGAGAGTGCAAGGAGAGCCTCTTTTGATGGTGGCGATTTTTCTCTGTCCGTCGACACCGACAGCTTGTCTTCCAGTAGCAATTCGGGGACGCACGAGTCCATTAATCTTCCGCCAAGGGGGCGGGTGACACCTCATGGAACTGTTGCTCCTTCGAGGCTTTTGCCGGAAAAAGGCCACCGGTTGCATAGGTTGCCGGATCCAGGCACCCAGCAGCCATCACCAAACCTGAAGAGTGTAGCCTCTTCCAAGTTTGTTCCCGCAAAGAAATCACTGGTGAATGGTTTGCTGTCATCTCCTTTTGTCGCTGTTTATTCTCATCATGGTTCTGTCAGGCCTTCTTCTCCAGGTAAGCTGTCAGCTACATCACCAGGGGGCATGCCCGGTGTACAACGGGTGCCAACTAGCCCAGCAAAGAGCTCTTCCACTGTTTTGCTACCTGGAAATGCCCCATCAATCTTTAGTTTTGCTTCTGacatcaagagaggaaagaatggGGAGAGCCGGATCGAAGATGCACACCAGTTAAGGCTATTGTATAACCGATACTTGCAGTGGCGATGGGTTAATGCACAAGTGCACGACACCTTTCTTGTTCAAAAACTGACTGCTGAG AAATATCTGTCTAATGTCTGGATGACTACCACCAAAATGCATGAGCCTATagcaattaaaaagctcaaggtaCAAACAGACAGACAACATGTGAAGCTCAGATCAATTCTTAAAGCACAT atgtCCAATCTAGAAGAATGGTCTCTCATAGACCATGACCATTCAATTGCTTTATCGGGAACCCTTGGAGCACTAAAGACCAGTACTATCCGCCTTCCAGTTAATGGAGCAAAG GTGGATTTTCAAGAAGTGAGAAATGCTGTTGGTTCAGCCATAGATGTAATGCAGGCGATAGGAACCTCGATCTACACTCTATTGTCAAAG GTAGAAGGAAGAAGTTCCATTATGTCTGAACTTGCTGAACTTGCAACAAAAGAACAAGCCTTGATGGATCAGTGCAAAGATCTTTTATCCATGGTATCGGCCATGCAC GTCAAACAATGTAGCTTGTTTGGCCATGTAATACAGATGAGCAGACCAAGCCTGATTCAACTATAG
- the LOC135592773 gene encoding casein kinase II subunit alpha-2-like yields the protein MAFGPLGSLSLLSRHLQSLAPLLRLPSPPSPHHLATYCLAGLHWISGAAGQGSAPSRLRPSAVAAVAGALAQKIGKAVRRPGAPSRARVYADINVHRPKDYWDYESLTVQWGEQDDYEVVRKVGRGKYSEVFEGVHATNNEKCIIKILKPVKKKKIKREIKILQNLCGGPNIIKLLDIVRDQQSKTPSLIFEYVNNTDFKVLYPTLSDYDIRYYIYELLKALDYCHSQGIMHRDVKPHNVMIDHQHRKLRLIDWGLAEFYHPGKEYNVRVASRYFKGPELLVDLQDYDYSLDMWSLGCMFAGMIFRKEPFFYGHDNYDQLVKIAKVLGTDGLNTYLNKYRLELDPQLEALVGRHSRKPWTRFITGDNQHLAVPEAVDFVDKLLQYDHQDRPTAKEAMAHAYFIPVRNAESSSRART from the exons ATGGCCTTTGGGCCTCTCGGCTCCCTCTCCCTTCTCTCCCGTCACCTACAATCCCTCGCCCCTCTCCTACGCCTCCCCTCCCCGCCCAGCCCCCACCACCTCGCCACCTACTGCCTCGCCGGCCTCCATTGGATATCCGGGGCCGCCGGTCAGGGGAGCGCCCCCTCTCGCCTCCGTCCCTCCGCAGTTGCAGCCGTCGCCGGAGCCCTGGCGCAGAAGATCGGAAAGGCCGTACGCCGCCCCGGTGCCCCGTCCCGGGCCCGGGTCTACGCCGACATCAACGTCCACCGCCCCAAAGATTACTGGGATTACGAATCGCTCACCGTCCAATGGGG GGAACAAGATGATTATGAGGTTGTTCGGAAGGTTGGAAGGGGAAAGTACAGCGAGGTTTTCGAGGGAGTGCATGCCACAAACAACGAGAAGTGCATTATTAAGATTCTAAAGCCAGTAAAGAAGAAAAAG attaagagagaaataaAGATACTGCAAAACCTTTGTGGTGGACCCAACATTATCAAATTACTTGATATTGTCAGAGATCAGCAATCAAAGACTCCTAGTCTGATTTTTGAATATGTCAACAATACTGACTTTAAAGTTCTTTATCCAACTTTATCGGACTACGACATTCGATACTACATTTACGAACTATTAAAG GCACTAGATTATTGCCATTCTCAAGGCATCATGCATCGAGATGTGAAACCGCACAATGTTATGATAGATCATCAACATCGCAAGCTTCGACTTATTGACTGGGGTCTGGCTGAGTTTTATCATCCAGGAAAAGAATACAATGTTAGAGTTGCCTCGAG GTACTTTAAAGGCCCAGAGCTCCTAGTTGACTTGCAAGATTATGATTATTCGCTAGATATGTGGAGCCTTGGTTGTATGTTTGCTGGGATG ATATTCCGAAAGGAGCCTTTTTTTTATGGACATGATAACTATGATCAATTGGTCAAAATAGCAAAG GTGCTTGGTACAGATGGGttgaacacttatctcaacaaataTCGACTGGAGCTTGATCCACAACTCGAAGCACTCGTTGGAAG GCATAGCAGGAAGCCGTGGACAAGATTTATAACTGGTGATAACCAGCATCTGGCAGTTCCGGag GCTGTTGACTTTGTCGACAAGCTGCTTCAGTACGATCACCAGGACAGGCCAACAGCAAAAGAAGCCATG GCCCATGCTTACTTCATTCCTGTGAGAAATGCAGAAAGCAGCAGCAGGGCTCGTACTTGA